A single genomic interval of Electrophorus electricus isolate fEleEle1 chromosome 4, fEleEle1.pri, whole genome shotgun sequence harbors:
- the LOC113590651 gene encoding serine/threonine-protein phosphatase 6 regulatory ankyrin repeat subunit A isoform X3 — MPYTVRRQLTARELGQGARVNAKDNKWLTPLHRAVASGSEEAVQMLLRHSADVNARDKNWQTPLHVAAANKAVRCAEALAPLLSNVNVSDRAGRTALHHAAFSGHVEMVKFLLSRGANINAFDKKDRRAIHWAAYMGHMEVVRLLVSHGAEVTCKDKKAYTPLHAAASSGMISVVKYLLDLGVDINEPNAYGNTALHVACYNGQDVVVNELIESGANVNQVNEKGFAPLHFTAASRQGALCLELLVGNGADVNIKSKDGKTPLHMAAIHGRFSRSQAVIKSGAKIDSEDKNGNSPLHIAARYGHELLVNTLLASGADAAKRGIHGMFPLHLAALSGFSDCCRKLLSSGFDIDAADDFGRTCLHAAAAGGNLDCLNLLLNTGADFHRKDRFGRTPLHYAAANCNDECLFALVGSGAGVNDMDKRGCTPLHYAAASDTDAKCLEYLLRNDSNPGIRDKQGYNSVHYASAYGHRLCLELIARETPLDVLMETSGTDIMSDTENQATVSPLHLAAYHGHHRALEVLVQSLLDLDVRTAQGHTPLDLAGLNGHVECVDVLINHGASVLLKDYTHKRTSIHAAAMNGHAECLRMLIGNADPQAAADVWDGHGQTPLMLAMLKGHTDCVYFLLGKGASVEARDKRGRTALHRGAVTGHDACVEALLQHGASPAVRDNRGRTPMHLAAACGHVGVLGALLQATRTMDTTPVVMDNRGYTPLHWACYNGHDTCVEALLEQEVFHKMEGNSFSPLHCAVISDNEGAAELLIDTLGPAIVNATDSKSRTPLHAAAYTDHVECLQLLLAHNAQANAIDALGKTPLMMAAENGQTNAVEVLVSRAKADLTLQDANKNTALHLACGKGHETSALLILEKVTDRNLINATNAALQTPLHVAARNGLTVVVQELLGKGASVLAVDENGYTPALACAPNKDVADCLALILATMMPVSPAGPGLTFSAINHYCSPSKAVTFDPLPALRSEHASYRGFNSLGREDGLVAPEDELNDSDSETY; from the exons ATGCCTTACACAGTCAGACGTCAGCTGACAGCCCGGGAGCTTGGtcagg GGGCGAGAGTAAATGCCAAAGATAATAAGTGGCTGACCCCTCTCCACCGCGCCGTCGCGTCCGGCAGTGAG GAAGCGGTGCAGATGCTGCTGAGGCACTCGGCCGACGTGAACGCGCGTGACAAGAACTGGCAGACGCCGCTGCATGTGGCCGCCGCCAACAAGGCAGTGCGGTGCGCCGAGGCGCTGGCGCCCCTGCTCAGCAACGTCAACGTGTCAGACCGCGCTGGGCGCACCGCCCTCCACCACGCCGCCTTCAGCGGACACGTTGAG ATGGTGAAATTCCTGCTGTCCAGAGGGGCCAACATCAACGCCTTTGATAAGAAAGACAGGAGGGCCATCCACTGGGCCGCTTATATGG GTCATATGGAGGTAGTGCGCTTGCTTGTGTCTCACGGTGCGGAGGTGACGTGTAAGGATAAGAAGGCCTACACACCGCTGCACGCTGCAGCCTCCAGTGGCATGATCAGTGTGGTGAAGTACCTGCTGGATCTGGGCGTGGAT ATCAACGAGCCGAACGCGTATGGCAACACGGCACTTCACGTGGCGTGCTACAACGGCCAGGACGTGGTGGTGAACGAGCTGATCGAGTCCGGTGCCAACGTCAACCAGGTGAACGAGAAGGGCTTCGCCCCGCTGCACTTTACCGCCGCCTCCCGCCAGGGGGCGCTGTGCCTGGAACTGCTGGTGGGCAACGGAGCAGACGTCAACATCAAG AGTAAGGATGGGAAGACCCCACTCCACATGGCTGCCATCCACGGCAGGTTCTCCAGATCTCAGGCCGTTATTAAGAGCG GGGCCAAGATCGACAGCGAAGACAAGAACGGGAACTCGCCGCTGCACATCGCCGCGCGCTATGGCCACGAGCTCCTCGTCAATACCCTCCTCGCCAGTGGCGCCGACGCTGCCAA GCGGGGCATCCATGGCATGTTCCCGCTTCACCTGGCCGCGCTCAGCGGCTTCTCTGACTGCTGCCGGAAGCTTCTGTCATCGG GTTTCGACATCGACGCGGCCGACGACTTCGGCAGGACGTGCTTGCACGCGGCGGCGGCAGGGGG AAATCTGGACTGTTTAAATCTGCTACTCAACACTGGAGCGGACTTCCACAGGAAGGATAGGTTTGGGAG GACGCCTCTGCATTACGCTGCAGCTAACTGTAATGACGAGTGCCTGTTTGCACTGGTGGGCTCGGGGGCCGGTGTGAACGACATGGATAAGAGAGGCTGCACCCCTCTGCACTACGCTGCCGCCTCCGACACGGACGCCaa GTGTTTGGAGTATTTGTTGCGTAACGACAGTAACCCAGGGATACGGGACAAACAGGGCTATAACTCCGTGCACTATGCCTCGGCCTATGGACACCGCCTCTGCCTTGAACTG ATCGCCAGAGAAACGCCGCTGGATGTG CTGATGGAGACATCTGGGACAGACATCATGAGTGACACAGAGAACCAGGCCACCGTCAGCCCCTTGCACTTAGCA GCGTACCACGGCCACCACCGTGCCCTGGAGGTGCTGGTCCAGTCCCTGCTGGACCTGGACGTGCGGACAGCGCAGGGCCACACGCCGCTGGACTTGGCCGGCCTGAACGGCCACGTGGAGTGTGTGGACGTGCTGATCAACCACGGCGCCTCCGTCCTGCTCAAAGACTACACCCACAAACGAACCTCCATCCACGCTGCAG CTATGAACGGACACGCAGAATGTCTCCGCATGCTCATCGGCAACGCTGACCCTCAGGCCGCCGCCGACGTCTGGGACGGACACGGACA GACTCCTCTGATGCTGGCGATGCTGAAAGGCCACACAGACTGCGTGTACTTCCTCCTGGGGAAAGGGGCCAGCGTGGAGGCCAGGGACAAGCGTGGCAGGACGGCGCTGCACCGTGGG GCGGTCACAGGGCATGACGCGTGCGTGGAGGCGCTGCTGCAGCACGGGGCCAGCCCGGCTGTGCGGGACAACAGGGGGCGCACTCCCATGCACCTGGCGGCGGCCTGCGGCCACGTCGGCGTGCTGGGGGCCCTGCTGCAGGCGACCCGCACCATGGACACCACACCCGTCGTCATGGACAACCGCGGCTACACGCCGCTGCACTGGGCCTGCTACAACG GTCACGATACGTGTGTCGAGGCACTGCTGGAGCAGGAGGTGTTCCACAAGATGGAGGGCAACTCCTTCAGTCCGCTGCACTGTGCCGT AATCAGCGATAACGAGGGTGCGGCGGAGCTGTTGATCGACACTCTGGGGCCTGCCATCGTGAACGCTACCGACTCCAAGTCCAG GACCCCCCTACACGCCGCTGCCTACACGGACCACGTGGAgtgcctgcagctgctgctggcccACAATGCCCAGGCCAACGCCATAGACGCGCTGGGCAAGACGCCGCTCATGATGGCCGCTGAAAACGGTCAGACCAACGCCGTGG AAGTGCTGGTGAGCAGAGCGAAGGCCGACCTCACGCTCCAGGATGCGAACAAGAACACAGCCTTGCATTTAGCGTGTGGCAAG GGCCACGAGACCAGCGCCCTGTTGATCTTGGAGAAGGTGACCGACCGGAACCTCATCAACGCCACGAACGCCGCTCTGCAGAC GCCGCTGCATGTCGCCGCCCGCAACGGCCTCACGGTAGTAGTGCAGGAGCTGCTGGGGAAAGGAGCCAGCGTCCTCGCCGTGGACGAGAACG GCTACACCCCCGCCCTGGCCTGCGCCCCCAACAAGGACGTGGCCGACTGCCTGGCGCTCATCCTGGCCACCATGATGCCCGTGTCTCCCGCCGGCCCAGGGCTCACCTTCAGCGCCATCAACCACTACTGCAGCCCGTCGAAAGCCGTGACCTTCGACCCCTTGCCTGCACTGCGCTCTGAGCACGCCTCCTATCGCGGCTTCAACAGCCTGGGCCGCGAGGATGGCCTCGTCGCTCCCGAAGACGAGCTCAACGACTCTGACTCGGAGACTTACTGA